One Rhodoferax ferrireducens T118 DNA segment encodes these proteins:
- a CDS encoding ATP-binding cassette domain-containing protein: MSESILSVEHLVKRYADATVVSDMSFEIAPGECLGVIGPNGAGKTTTIRMCLGLTVPDEGLVTAFGLHMPRDALAIKTQLGVVSQFDTLDPDFTCAENLLVYGRYFGMKDAQIRERVPALLQFASLTHKANAKPGELSGGMKRRLSLARALVNNPRLLLLDEPTTGLDPQARHLMWERLQLLLAEGKSILLTTHFMDEAERLCNRLLVVDHGRKIAEGAPRDLIAQYLEPDVVEVFGAGALALADSPLKALAARTEVSGETVFFYTLDAKPLLQALAAYPQLRTLHRPANLEDLFLKLTGRQIREEA; this comes from the coding sequence ATGAGTGAATCCATCCTATCTGTCGAACACCTGGTCAAGCGCTACGCTGACGCCACGGTGGTGAGCGACATGTCTTTTGAAATCGCGCCGGGCGAATGCCTGGGCGTGATCGGTCCCAACGGCGCGGGCAAGACCACCACCATCCGCATGTGTCTGGGCCTGACCGTGCCCGATGAGGGGCTGGTCACCGCGTTTGGCCTGCACATGCCGCGTGACGCGCTGGCCATCAAGACGCAGCTGGGCGTGGTGAGCCAGTTCGACACGCTCGACCCCGACTTTACGTGTGCCGAGAACCTGCTGGTCTATGGCCGCTACTTCGGCATGAAGGACGCGCAAATCCGTGAACGCGTGCCGGCGCTGCTGCAGTTTGCCTCTCTGACCCACAAGGCCAATGCCAAACCGGGTGAGCTCTCGGGCGGCATGAAGCGACGCCTGAGCCTGGCGCGCGCGCTGGTCAACAACCCGCGCTTGTTGCTGCTGGACGAGCCCACCACCGGGCTGGACCCGCAGGCGCGCCACCTGATGTGGGAGCGCCTGCAGTTGTTGCTGGCCGAAGGCAAATCGATCTTGCTGACCACACACTTCATGGACGAGGCCGAGCGACTGTGCAACCGGCTGCTGGTGGTGGACCATGGCAGGAAGATTGCCGAAGGGGCGCCGCGCGATCTGATTGCCCAGTATCTGGAGCCCGATGTGGTCGAGGTCTTTGGCGCGGGCGCGCTGGCGCTGGCGGATTCGCCACTCAAAGCCTTGGCGGCGCGCACGGAGGTGAGTGGCGAGACGGTGTTTTTCTATACGCTTGACGCCAAACCGTTGCTGCAGGCGCTGGCCGCTTACCCGCAGCTGCGTACGCTGCACCGTCCGGCCAATCTGGAGGATTTGTTTCTCAAACTCACCGGCCGCCAGATCAGGGAGGAGGCATGA
- a CDS encoding DUF6650 family protein: protein MKFREVVSRVTGLSVPIFGAQWNPPEAECVVARRVLAFLEDRRVLFVPSEMEVPRHCVESVLRIREFLTAELGKLDAEKELPLSLRAMRAACRKFLATVETDDRHVIQFGAHQGHYASWIFNGAVGELRGVFGVHIARLAASHGLDIEGELASILPAPADER, encoded by the coding sequence ATGAAATTTCGTGAAGTCGTCTCCCGCGTCACCGGCCTCAGCGTTCCCATCTTCGGCGCTCAATGGAATCCACCCGAGGCGGAGTGTGTTGTGGCCCGACGCGTCCTCGCATTCCTGGAAGACAGGCGGGTCCTGTTTGTTCCGTCCGAAATGGAGGTGCCACGTCACTGCGTTGAGTCCGTTCTTCGCATTCGAGAGTTTCTCACCGCCGAACTTGGAAAACTCGACGCCGAGAAGGAATTGCCACTCAGTCTTCGCGCGATGCGGGCCGCATGTCGGAAGTTCCTCGCCACAGTCGAGACCGATGATCGCCATGTCATTCAGTTTGGTGCTCACCAAGGCCACTACGCAAGCTGGATTTTCAATGGTGCTGTGGGTGAACTGCGTGGTGTCTTTGGCGTTCACATCGCACGCCTCGCTGCCTCGCACGGCTTAGACATCGAGGGTGAGCTAGCCTCAATCCTTCCTGCGCCCGCTGATGAGCGCTAA
- a CDS encoding ABC transporter permease has product MSTQTNTPVHQSVWRAPELSMRWWPVFLRNLLVWRKLAIPSLVGNIAEPLMWLVAFGYGMGALVGKVSVDGTPVPYILFLASGSICMSAMQAASFEALYSAFSRMHVQKTWDGIMNAPVNLDDIVLAEMLWAAFKALFTVTAILGVMLALGISYSPKLLVAWPVLLGVGITFSCIALIFNALAKGYDFFTYYFTLFLTPMMFLSGIFFPLEQLPVVVRTISSWLPLTNAVELVRPLFMDQWPTHALRHVLVLAVYTVGGFWIALALTRKRFRG; this is encoded by the coding sequence ATGAGCACTCAAACGAACACCCCAGTCCATCAATCAGTCTGGCGCGCGCCCGAACTCTCAATGCGCTGGTGGCCGGTATTCCTGCGCAATCTGCTGGTCTGGCGCAAGCTGGCCATTCCCAGCCTGGTGGGCAATATTGCCGAACCATTGATGTGGCTGGTCGCTTTTGGCTACGGCATGGGCGCGCTGGTCGGCAAGGTCAGCGTCGACGGCACGCCGGTGCCCTACATCCTGTTTCTGGCCAGCGGCTCGATCTGCATGAGCGCCATGCAGGCGGCCAGTTTTGAGGCGCTGTACTCGGCGTTTTCGCGCATGCATGTGCAAAAAACGTGGGACGGCATCATGAATGCGCCGGTGAACCTGGACGACATCGTGCTGGCCGAGATGCTGTGGGCCGCGTTCAAGGCGCTGTTCACCGTGACGGCCATTCTGGGCGTGATGCTGGCCCTGGGCATCAGCTACAGCCCGAAGCTGCTGGTGGCCTGGCCGGTGCTGCTGGGCGTGGGCATCACCTTCAGTTGTATTGCGCTGATCTTTAACGCGCTGGCCAAGGGCTACGACTTTTTCACCTACTACTTCACGCTGTTTCTGACACCCATGATGTTCCTGAGCGGCATCTTTTTCCCGCTGGAGCAATTGCCTGTGGTGGTGCGCACGATATCGAGCTGGCTGCCGCTGACCAACGCCGTCGAACTGGTGCGCCCCCTGTTCATGGACCAGTGGCCGACGCATGCGTTGCGTCATGTGCTGGTGCTGGCGGTGTACACGGTGGGAGGCTTCTGGATCGCGCTGGCGCTGACGCGCAAGCGGTTCCGGGGTTAG
- a CDS encoding glutathione S-transferase: MELIGMLDSPYVRRVAISLQLLGLRFEHRSLSVFSTFAQFQRINPVVKAPSLVCDDGEVLMDSTLILEFAEALATPRKSLMPAGLAERQHALCVIGLALAACEKSVQIVYERNLRPLEKLHEPWMTRVTGQLLAAYGALESEFKRRPLAFTRTTINQAGVSAAVAWQFTQQMLPEIVPAENYPALREFSSRAEALPEFTAAPHGASTYRPTD, from the coding sequence ATGGAACTCATCGGCATGCTCGATTCGCCCTACGTCCGCCGCGTGGCGATCTCTTTGCAGTTGTTGGGCTTGCGCTTTGAGCACCGCTCGCTCTCGGTCTTCAGCACCTTCGCACAGTTTCAGAGAATCAACCCTGTCGTCAAAGCGCCGTCGCTGGTCTGCGATGACGGCGAAGTGCTGATGGATTCGACGCTGATCCTGGAGTTTGCCGAAGCGCTGGCGACACCGCGCAAGAGCCTGATGCCCGCTGGCCTGGCCGAGCGCCAGCATGCGCTTTGCGTGATCGGGCTGGCCCTGGCCGCCTGTGAAAAAAGCGTCCAGATCGTTTACGAACGAAACTTGCGGCCGCTCGAGAAGTTGCATGAACCCTGGATGACACGCGTGACCGGCCAGCTACTGGCTGCGTATGGCGCGCTTGAATCGGAATTCAAACGTCGGCCGTTGGCATTCACCCGCACCACGATCAACCAGGCCGGTGTCAGCGCGGCGGTGGCATGGCAGTTCACCCAGCAAATGCTGCCCGAGATCGTCCCGGCAGAAAACTACCCGGCCCTGCGCGAGTTCTCCTCCAGAGCCGAAGCGCTGCCGGAGTTCACCGCGGCACCGCACGGCGCCAGCACCTACCGCCCAACGGACTGA
- a CDS encoding 3-methyl-2-oxobutanoate dehydrogenase (2-methylpropanoyl-transferring) subunit alpha — protein MPKRETLHLHVPEPTGRPGHDTDFSYLPLSAAGSKRRPPVDVAAAQTSDLAFALIRVLDDAGQAVGPWAPHVDVALLRRGLRAMMLTRAFDARMLIAQRQKKMSFYMQCLGEEAIATAHALALGEGDMCFPTYRQQGLLLAREDNDLVSMICQLYSNERDPMKGRQLPVMYSSKKQGFFSISGNLATQVIQAVGWAMASAIKGDDKVASAWIGDGATAEADFHTGLTFAHVYRAPVILNVVNNQWAISTFQAIAGGEGTTFAARGVGSGIASLRVDGNDFLAAYAASQWALERARSNFGPTLIEWVTYRAGPHSTSDDPSKYRPANDAARFPLGDPIARLKQHLIKLGAWSDAEHEAAQKELEAQVAVAQKEAERYGTLADGRPQRLEAMFEDVYKDMPAHLRAQREELGA, from the coding sequence ATGCCCAAACGCGAAACCCTTCATCTGCATGTGCCGGAGCCCACCGGGCGACCTGGCCATGACACCGATTTTTCTTATCTTCCCCTCTCAGCTGCCGGTTCCAAACGCCGCCCCCCGGTGGATGTGGCGGCCGCTCAGACCAGTGACCTGGCCTTTGCGCTGATCCGCGTGCTCGATGACGCGGGCCAGGCGGTGGGACCCTGGGCGCCGCACGTCGATGTGGCGCTGTTGCGCCGGGGTTTGCGCGCCATGATGCTCACGCGCGCCTTCGATGCCCGCATGCTGATCGCGCAGCGGCAGAAAAAAATGTCGTTCTACATGCAGTGCCTGGGTGAAGAAGCCATTGCCACCGCCCACGCGCTGGCGCTGGGTGAGGGCGACATGTGCTTTCCGACCTACCGCCAGCAAGGCCTGTTGCTGGCGCGCGAAGACAACGACCTGGTGAGCATGATCTGCCAGCTCTATTCCAATGAGCGCGACCCGATGAAGGGGCGCCAGCTGCCGGTGATGTATTCGAGCAAGAAGCAGGGCTTCTTCTCAATCTCGGGCAATCTGGCGACGCAGGTGATCCAGGCGGTGGGCTGGGCCATGGCCTCGGCCATCAAGGGGGATGACAAGGTGGCCTCGGCCTGGATCGGCGACGGTGCCACCGCCGAAGCTGACTTTCACACCGGCCTGACCTTTGCCCACGTGTACCGCGCGCCGGTCATTCTCAACGTGGTCAACAACCAGTGGGCGATTTCCACCTTTCAGGCCATCGCCGGGGGCGAAGGCACCACCTTTGCCGCGCGCGGTGTTGGCAGTGGCATTGCCTCGCTGCGCGTTGATGGCAATGATTTTCTGGCCGCCTATGCCGCCTCCCAATGGGCGCTGGAGCGTGCGCGCAGCAATTTCGGCCCGACGCTGATTGAGTGGGTGACCTACCGTGCCGGACCGCACTCCACGTCGGACGACCCCAGCAAGTACCGCCCGGCCAACGACGCGGCACGCTTTCCGCTGGGCGACCCGATTGCGCGCCTCAAGCAGCATCTGATCAAACTCGGTGCCTGGTCGGATGCCGAGCACGAAGCGGCGCAAAAAGAGCTCGAAGCGCAGGTCGCAGTGGCGCAGAAAGAGGCCGAGCGCTACGGCACCCTGGCCGACGGCCGACCGCAACGCCTGGAAGCGATGTTTGAAGACGTCTACAAAGACATGCCCGCGCATTTGCGCGCGCAGCGCGAAGAGTTGGGAGCTTGA
- the purT gene encoding formate-dependent phosphoribosylglycinamide formyltransferase: protein MTTLGTPLSHHATKVMLLGSGELGKEVIIALQRLGVETIAVDRYNHAPGQQVAHHTRTITMSDPALLKALIQAEKPDLVVPEIEAIATPMLEVLEATGVVRVIPTARAARLTMDREGIRRLAAETLGLPTSPYQFCDSFEELQAAIEGGIGYPCIVKPVMSSSGKGQSKISGPADVQKAWDYAMAGGRVSHGRVIVEGFIDFDYEITLLTVRAKGADGQIETHFCEPVGHLQVNGDYVESWQPHPMHPAALERARHIAKTVTDDLGIAVDGQASGLGIFGVELFVKGEQVWFSEVSPRPHDTGLVTLTTQWQSEFELHARAILGLPVNTALRNPGASAVIYGGVDAKGIVFDGVDEALRVPGTDLRLFGKPESFVKRRMGVALAAHADVEQARVNAKLAASKVKPRAA, encoded by the coding sequence ATGACCACACTCGGCACGCCACTCTCCCACCACGCCACCAAAGTCATGCTGCTCGGTAGCGGCGAACTCGGCAAGGAAGTGATCATTGCGCTGCAGCGTCTGGGGGTGGAAACCATTGCGGTGGACCGCTACAACCACGCACCCGGCCAGCAGGTGGCGCACCACACCCGCACCATCACCATGAGCGACCCGGCGCTGCTCAAGGCGTTGATCCAGGCGGAAAAGCCCGACCTGGTGGTGCCCGAGATTGAAGCCATTGCCACCCCGATGCTCGAAGTGCTGGAAGCCACCGGCGTGGTGCGCGTCATCCCCACCGCGCGCGCCGCGCGCCTGACCATGGACCGCGAAGGCATTCGCCGCCTGGCGGCTGAAACGCTGGGCTTGCCCACCAGCCCGTACCAGTTTTGCGACTCCTTTGAGGAACTGCAAGCCGCCATCGAAGGTGGCATTGGCTACCCGTGCATCGTCAAACCGGTGATGAGCTCATCGGGCAAGGGCCAAAGCAAAATCAGTGGCCCAGCCGATGTGCAAAAAGCCTGGGACTACGCCATGGCCGGTGGCCGCGTCAGCCATGGCCGCGTCATCGTCGAAGGCTTCATTGACTTTGACTACGAGATCACCCTGCTCACCGTGCGCGCCAAGGGTGCCGATGGCCAGATCGAAACCCATTTTTGTGAACCCGTGGGCCACCTGCAGGTCAACGGCGACTATGTGGAAAGCTGGCAGCCGCACCCGATGCACCCGGCGGCCCTGGAAAGAGCGCGCCACATTGCCAAGACGGTGACGGATGACCTGGGCATTGCTGTGGACGGCCAGGCCTCGGGCCTCGGGATTTTTGGCGTCGAGCTGTTCGTCAAGGGCGAGCAGGTCTGGTTCAGCGAAGTCAGCCCGCGTCCGCACGACACCGGCCTGGTGACGCTCACCACCCAATGGCAAAGCGAATTTGAACTGCACGCCCGCGCCATTTTGGGCCTGCCGGTGAACACCGCGCTGCGCAACCCCGGTGCCAGCGCCGTGATCTACGGCGGCGTTGATGCCAAAGGCATCGTGTTTGATGGCGTGGACGAAGCCCTGCGCGTGCCCGGCACCGACCTGCGCCTGTTTGGCAAGCCCGAGAGCTTTGTCAAGCGCCGCATGGGCGTGGCGCTGGCCGCGCATGCCGACGTTGAACA